In Thiohalobacter sp., the following are encoded in one genomic region:
- the cheY gene encoding chemotaxis response regulator CheY gives MDKNMKILIVDDFSTMRRIIKNLLRDLGFNNTQEADDGTTALPMLQAGGFDFLVTDWNMPGMTGLDLLKAVRADPKLSSLPVLMVTAEAKKDQIIEAAQAGVNGYIVKPFTAQTLKEKIDKIFERLAATG, from the coding sequence TTGGACAAGAACATGAAAATCCTGATCGTGGATGATTTCTCCACGATGCGGCGCATCATCAAAAACCTGCTCCGAGACCTGGGATTCAACAACACCCAGGAGGCGGATGACGGGACCACCGCCTTGCCCATGCTCCAGGCGGGCGGCTTCGATTTTCTGGTCACGGACTGGAACATGCCTGGCATGACCGGCCTGGATCTGCTCAAGGCAGTGCGTGCCGATCCCAAGCTTTCCAGCCTGCCGGTGCTGATGGTCACGGCCGAGGCCAAGAAGGACCAGATCATCGAGGCGGCGCAGGCGGGTGTCAACGGCTACATCGTCAAGCCGTTCACCGCCCAGACCCTGAAGGAGAAGATCGACAAGATCTTCGAGCGCCTGGCGGCCACGGGTTGA
- a CDS encoding RNA polymerase sigma factor FliA — translation MNGAAMYAATQDRGQDELVTRHAPLVKRIAYHLMSRLPPSVQVDDLIQAGMIGLLEAARNYDPSQGASFETYAGIRIRGAMLDEIRRTDWTPRSVHRKARQVAEAVREIENAKGRDARDNEVAELLGISLDEYHRILQDATGARVFSFDDPGTMGEESEPRSLEAGNEPLDNLQHDDFQKALAEAIAGLPERERLVMALYYDEELNLREIGEVLGVSESRVCQIHGQALIRLRARMGEWTGD, via the coding sequence ATGAATGGAGCTGCCATGTACGCCGCAACCCAGGACCGCGGACAGGATGAACTGGTCACCCGGCATGCGCCGCTGGTCAAGCGCATTGCCTACCATCTGATGAGCCGGCTGCCGCCCAGCGTGCAGGTGGACGATCTCATCCAGGCCGGCATGATCGGCCTGCTGGAGGCGGCGCGCAACTACGACCCCTCGCAGGGCGCGAGCTTCGAGACCTACGCGGGCATTCGCATTCGGGGCGCGATGCTCGACGAAATCCGCCGTACCGACTGGACCCCGCGTTCGGTGCACCGCAAGGCCCGGCAGGTCGCCGAGGCGGTGCGCGAGATCGAGAACGCCAAGGGCCGCGACGCTCGCGACAACGAGGTCGCCGAACTGCTCGGCATCAGCCTCGACGAGTATCACCGCATCCTTCAGGATGCCACCGGGGCCCGGGTATTCAGCTTCGACGACCCGGGCACCATGGGCGAGGAGAGCGAGCCGCGCAGCCTGGAGGCCGGCAACGAGCCGCTGGACAATCTCCAGCACGACGACTTCCAGAAGGCCCTGGCGGAAGCCATCGCCGGTCTGCCGGAGCGCGAGCGCCTGGTGATGGCGCTCTATTACGACGAGGAGCTGAATCTCCGCGAAATCGGCGAGGTTCTGGGCGTCTCCGAGTCGCGCGTATGCCAGATCCACGGCCAGGCGCTGATCCGCCTGCGGGCCCGCATGGGCGAGTGGACCGGCGATTAA
- the fliN gene encoding flagellar motor switch protein FliN: MSDEENVDQDAIADEWAAALAQQEGEEGGGEGAKAASETEAQPAQLDELESDNLPVNTGDDVNLDLILDIPVTIAMEIGRTRISIRNLLQLNQGSVVELDRLAGEPMDVLVNGTLVAHGEVVVVNEKFGIRLTDVVSPAERVKKLK; this comes from the coding sequence ATGAGTGACGAAGAGAACGTAGATCAGGATGCCATCGCTGACGAATGGGCCGCGGCTCTGGCGCAGCAGGAAGGCGAGGAAGGCGGAGGCGAGGGCGCCAAGGCTGCGTCCGAGACCGAGGCGCAGCCGGCGCAGCTCGATGAGCTGGAGAGCGACAATCTTCCGGTAAACACCGGCGACGATGTGAACCTCGATCTGATACTCGACATCCCGGTCACCATCGCCATGGAGATCGGCCGCACCCGGATCAGCATCCGCAACCTGCTGCAGCTCAACCAGGGCTCGGTGGTGGAGCTGGACCGGCTGGCCGGCGAGCCCATGGATGTGCTGGTCAACGGCACCCTGGTCGCCCATGGCGAGGTGGTGGTGGTCAACGAAAAGTTCGGCATTCGACTGACCGACGTGGTCAGTCCGGCCGAGCGGGTGAAGAAACTGAAGTGA
- a CDS encoding MinD/ParA family protein, producing MPEAHFDQASGLRQMANPKPVRVIAVTSGKGGVGKTNVSVNLAVALADAGRNVMLMDADLGLANVDVMLGLQPEHDLSHVVNGERTLEEVVVDGPAGLRIVPAASGVQAMAELSTAEHAGLIRAFSELSVPLDTLIVDTAAGIADSVVSFSRASQEVIVVVCDEPASITDAYALIKVLSRDHGVQRFRVLANMAHSAQEGRDLYGKIARVTERYLDVTLDFMGAVPYDDYLRKAVKRQKPVVEAYPRSRAAMAFKNLAQKAENWPIPTGAAGHLEFFVERLIQSSTQVMEATS from the coding sequence ATGCCTGAAGCGCATTTCGATCAGGCGAGCGGACTGCGACAGATGGCCAACCCGAAACCCGTGCGCGTGATTGCCGTGACCAGCGGCAAGGGAGGCGTGGGCAAGACCAACGTATCGGTCAATCTGGCGGTAGCACTCGCGGATGCCGGTCGCAACGTGATGCTGATGGACGCCGACCTGGGCCTGGCCAATGTCGACGTCATGCTTGGCCTGCAACCCGAGCACGATCTTTCGCACGTGGTCAACGGCGAGCGTACCCTGGAGGAGGTTGTCGTCGACGGCCCGGCCGGCCTGCGCATCGTGCCGGCGGCCAGCGGCGTGCAGGCGATGGCGGAATTGAGCACGGCGGAACACGCCGGACTGATCCGCGCCTTCTCCGAACTCAGCGTGCCGCTGGACACCCTGATCGTGGATACCGCGGCCGGCATTGCCGACAGCGTGGTCAGCTTCAGCCGTGCCTCGCAGGAAGTGATCGTGGTGGTCTGCGACGAGCCGGCCTCGATCACCGATGCCTATGCCCTGATCAAGGTGCTCAGCCGCGATCACGGCGTGCAACGCTTCCGGGTGCTTGCCAATATGGCGCACAGCGCCCAGGAAGGGCGTGATCTCTACGGCAAGATCGCCCGCGTGACCGAGCGCTATCTCGACGTCACCCTCGATTTCATGGGCGCCGTGCCCTATGACGACTACCTGCGCAAGGCGGTCAAGCGCCAGAAGCCGGTGGTCGAGGCCTATCCCCGTTCCCGTGCCGCCATGGCCTTCAAGAACCTGGCGCAGAAGGCGGAGAACTGGCCCATCCCGACCGGTGCCGCCGGTCATCTCGAATTCTTCGTTGAACGACTGATCCAGTCCTCCACCCAGGTGATGGAGGCCACGTCATGA
- the flhF gene encoding flagellar biosynthesis protein FlhF, translated as MKIKRYFAPDMRQAIRKVREAQGPDAVILSNRKVKGGVEIIAAIDYDPYQLPGEAVEARRSEAPAAAEPPPEPTPEPRRKRPDVEWDEDPALVAMRSEIRELRDLLENQLAHLAWREFSREHPAQAGLLRRLTELGLPRDLCERLIEAVGEQPDAEQAWRRALVLLAQSLPVTDDDILDKGGIVALVGPTGVGKTTTVAKLAARFALRHGPRSVALISTDSYRIAAHEQLFTYGRILGVPAQVAGDAQELANALKSLPDKRLILIDTAGMSQRDLRLSSQFETLRVAGLPIRSYLVLAASTQTAVLEEAVRAFGGLELAGCILTKVDESASLGGALSVVVRYRLPLAYVGDGQRVPEDLHPARAHKLVNRAEALMQQAGQTTDDDTLAERFGGLAAQAHA; from the coding sequence ATGAAGATCAAGCGCTACTTCGCACCGGACATGCGCCAGGCGATTCGCAAGGTCCGCGAGGCCCAGGGTCCCGATGCCGTCATCCTCTCCAACCGCAAGGTCAAGGGCGGCGTCGAGATCATCGCCGCCATCGACTACGACCCGTACCAGCTCCCGGGCGAGGCCGTGGAGGCCCGGCGCAGCGAGGCACCCGCGGCTGCCGAGCCGCCCCCGGAACCGACGCCCGAACCGCGGCGCAAGCGACCCGATGTGGAGTGGGACGAGGATCCGGCGCTGGTTGCCATGCGGAGCGAGATCCGCGAACTGCGCGACCTGCTGGAGAACCAGCTGGCCCACCTGGCCTGGCGTGAATTCAGCCGCGAGCACCCGGCGCAGGCCGGCCTGCTGCGACGCCTGACCGAACTCGGCCTGCCGCGTGACCTGTGCGAGCGCCTGATCGAGGCCGTGGGCGAGCAGCCCGATGCCGAGCAGGCCTGGCGGCGCGCGCTGGTGCTGCTGGCGCAGAGCCTGCCGGTGACCGATGACGACATCCTGGACAAGGGGGGCATCGTCGCCCTGGTCGGTCCCACCGGGGTCGGCAAGACCACCACGGTCGCCAAGCTCGCCGCGCGTTTCGCCCTGCGTCACGGGCCCCGCAGCGTGGCCCTGATCAGCACTGACAGCTATCGCATCGCTGCCCACGAGCAGTTGTTCACCTACGGTCGCATCCTCGGCGTGCCGGCGCAGGTGGCCGGCGACGCCCAGGAACTGGCCAACGCCCTCAAGAGCCTGCCCGACAAGCGGCTGATCCTGATCGATACCGCCGGCATGAGCCAGCGTGACCTGCGCCTGAGCAGCCAGTTCGAGACCCTGCGTGTCGCCGGTCTGCCCATACGCAGCTATCTTGTGCTGGCGGCCAGTACCCAGACTGCCGTGCTCGAGGAGGCGGTGCGCGCCTTCGGCGGGCTCGAGCTGGCCGGCTGCATCCTGACCAAGGTCGACGAGAGTGCCAGCCTTGGCGGCGCGCTCTCGGTCGTGGTCCGTTACCGCCTGCCGCTGGCCTACGTCGGCGACGGCCAGCGCGTGCCGGAAGATCTCCATCCCGCCCGGGCCCACAAGCTGGTGAACCGGGCGGAAGCCCTCATGCAACAAGCCGGACAAACCACAGATGACGACACCCTTGCAGAACGCTTCGGCGGCCTGGCAGCCCAGGCCCATGCCTGA
- the fliQ gene encoding flagellar biosynthesis protein FliQ, with protein MTPEAVLTVGRQALEVTTLLAGPLLISSLVVGLIVAMFQAATQINEMTLTFIPKLIVIVVVLMVAGPWLLRTLTGFTIRLFQSIPTLVGQ; from the coding sequence ATGACACCCGAAGCCGTACTCACCGTGGGCCGTCAGGCGCTGGAAGTGACCACGCTGCTGGCGGGTCCGCTGCTGATTTCCTCGCTGGTGGTGGGCCTGATCGTGGCCATGTTCCAGGCCGCGACCCAGATCAACGAAATGACGCTCACCTTCATCCCCAAGCTGATCGTCATTGTGGTGGTGCTCATGGTCGCCGGGCCCTGGCTGCTACGCACGCTCACCGGCTTCACCATCCGTTTGTTCCAGAGCATCCCGACGCTGGTCGGACAGTAG
- the fliP gene encoding flagellar type III secretion system pore protein FliP (The bacterial flagellar biogenesis protein FliP forms a type III secretion system (T3SS)-type pore required for flagellar assembly.) translates to MKRWLSLLLPLLLCLSLPVQAEQGFAAVHVDTAADGSQTWSVSLQVLALMTALSFLPALLMMMTSFTRIVIVLAILRQALGTMQTPSNQILIGLSLMLTFFIMVPVFDEVYDTAVQPYLNDELTPQEAIQRAAVPFRGFMLAQTREADLDLFAEISRSEPVADAESVPFSLLMPAFVTSELKTAFQIGFLILIPFLVIDLVIASLLMSMGMMMLSPMIISLPFKIMLFVLIDGWTLIMGTLAQSFFV, encoded by the coding sequence ATGAAGCGCTGGCTGTCGCTGCTGCTGCCGCTGCTGTTGTGCCTGTCCCTGCCGGTGCAGGCCGAGCAGGGCTTTGCCGCCGTGCATGTGGACACGGCCGCGGACGGTTCCCAGACCTGGTCGGTGAGCCTGCAGGTGCTGGCGCTGATGACGGCGCTGAGCTTCCTGCCGGCGCTGCTTATGATGATGACTTCCTTTACCCGCATTGTCATCGTGCTGGCCATCCTGCGCCAGGCACTGGGTACCATGCAGACCCCGTCCAACCAGATTCTCATCGGCCTGTCGCTGATGCTGACCTTCTTCATCATGGTGCCGGTGTTCGACGAGGTCTACGACACCGCGGTGCAGCCCTATCTCAACGATGAGCTCACGCCACAGGAAGCGATCCAGCGCGCGGCCGTACCTTTCCGCGGTTTCATGCTGGCGCAGACCCGCGAGGCGGACCTGGATCTGTTCGCCGAGATCTCCCGCAGCGAGCCCGTCGCCGATGCCGAGTCGGTCCCATTCTCGCTGCTGATGCCGGCCTTCGTGACCAGCGAGCTGAAGACGGCGTTCCAGATCGGTTTCCTGATCCTGATTCCCTTTCTGGTGATCGACCTGGTCATCGCCAGCCTGCTGATGTCCATGGGCATGATGATGCTGTCGCCGATGATCATTTCCCTGCCGTTCAAGATCATGCTGTTCGTGCTGATCGACGGCTGGACCCTGATCATGGGTACGCTCGCCCAGAGTTTCTTCGTCTAG
- the flhA gene encoding flagellar biosynthesis protein FlhA, giving the protein MNDSALTLNFRDLARNGLGAPILLVLMLAMMVVPLPPLALDMLFTFNISLSLVVLMVTIYALRPLDFGVFPTVLLVATLMRLALNVASTRVVLLEGHTGTGAAGKVIEAFGEFVVGGNYAVGLVVFAILVIINFVVVTKGAGRVSEVSARFTLDAMPGKQMAIDADLNAGLITQEEARARREDVTREADFYGAMDGASKFVRGDAIAGILILFINILGGLGIGMIQHDLAFSDALRNYTLLTIGDGLVAQIPSLVLSTATAIIVTRVSSSQNMGEQVVSQLFDNPAALGVTSGVLGLLGIIPGMPNLAFLSLAGAGGFATWWLTERRKNVPTEEAEPPETPEPPPEARDLSWEDVGPVDVIGLEVGYRLIPLVDRNQGGPLMERIKGVRKKLSQELGFLIQPVHIRDNLDLSPNAYRITLNGVPVGEAEIHPDQELAINPGQVFGSVPGTPTRDPAFGLEAVWITPDQHDNAQAMGYTVVDAATVVATHLSNLLQENAAQLLGHEEVQHLLDNLARTAPKLVEDLVPNALPLGVVVKVLQNLLAERVPIRDLRTIAETLAEHAPRTQDAENLTAAVRVALGRSIVQNINGLANELPVIALDPALEQILLNTIQGAQDGGAGFEPGLAEQLHRALAEKAQQQEMNGQPAVLLVAPPIRGWLARLVRHSIPNLHVLSYNEVPDNRQIKVVATVGQAPTGLEQGN; this is encoded by the coding sequence ATGAACGACAGTGCACTGACCCTGAACTTCCGTGACCTGGCCCGCAACGGCCTGGGTGCGCCCATCCTGCTGGTGCTCATGCTGGCGATGATGGTGGTGCCGCTGCCGCCGCTGGCGCTGGACATGCTGTTCACCTTCAATATCTCGCTGTCGCTGGTGGTGCTGATGGTCACCATCTACGCGCTGCGCCCGCTGGACTTCGGCGTGTTCCCGACCGTGCTGCTGGTCGCAACCCTGATGCGGCTGGCGCTCAATGTGGCCTCCACCCGCGTGGTACTGCTGGAAGGGCATACCGGCACCGGCGCGGCGGGCAAGGTGATCGAGGCCTTCGGCGAATTCGTGGTCGGCGGCAACTATGCCGTGGGTCTGGTGGTGTTCGCCATCCTGGTCATCATCAATTTCGTGGTGGTCACCAAGGGCGCCGGGCGCGTGTCCGAGGTCAGCGCACGCTTCACCCTCGATGCCATGCCCGGCAAGCAGATGGCCATCGACGCCGATCTCAATGCCGGTCTGATCACCCAGGAGGAGGCCCGTGCGCGGCGCGAGGACGTGACCCGCGAGGCCGATTTCTACGGGGCCATGGACGGCGCCAGCAAGTTCGTTCGCGGCGACGCCATTGCGGGCATCCTGATCCTGTTCATCAACATCCTCGGCGGTCTAGGCATCGGCATGATCCAGCACGACCTGGCGTTCTCCGATGCCCTGCGCAACTACACCCTGCTGACCATCGGCGACGGCCTGGTGGCACAGATCCCCTCGCTGGTGCTGTCCACGGCCACGGCCATCATCGTCACCCGTGTCTCCAGCTCGCAGAACATGGGCGAGCAGGTGGTCAGCCAGCTGTTCGACAACCCGGCCGCGCTGGGTGTGACTTCCGGCGTGCTGGGCCTGCTCGGCATCATTCCCGGCATGCCCAATCTGGCCTTCCTCTCGCTGGCCGGCGCCGGCGGCTTTGCCACCTGGTGGCTGACGGAGCGCAGGAAGAATGTACCCACCGAGGAAGCGGAACCCCCCGAAACGCCCGAGCCGCCACCCGAGGCACGCGATCTCAGCTGGGAGGATGTCGGCCCCGTGGATGTCATCGGTCTGGAGGTCGGCTATCGCCTGATCCCGCTGGTGGACCGTAACCAGGGCGGGCCGCTGATGGAACGCATCAAGGGCGTGCGCAAGAAGCTGTCCCAGGAACTGGGCTTCCTGATCCAGCCGGTACACATCCGCGACAATCTCGACCTGTCGCCCAATGCCTACCGCATCACCCTCAACGGGGTGCCGGTGGGCGAGGCCGAGATCCACCCCGATCAGGAGCTGGCCATCAATCCCGGCCAGGTCTTCGGCAGCGTGCCGGGCACGCCGACCCGTGACCCCGCGTTCGGGCTGGAGGCGGTCTGGATCACGCCGGACCAGCACGACAACGCCCAGGCCATGGGTTACACCGTGGTCGATGCCGCCACCGTGGTCGCCACCCACCTGTCGAACCTGTTGCAGGAAAACGCGGCCCAGCTCCTCGGCCACGAGGAGGTCCAGCACCTGCTCGACAACCTGGCGCGGACCGCGCCCAAGCTGGTCGAGGATCTGGTGCCCAATGCACTGCCGCTGGGCGTGGTGGTCAAGGTGCTGCAGAACCTGCTCGCCGAGCGCGTGCCCATCCGCGACCTGCGCACCATCGCCGAGACGCTGGCAGAACACGCCCCCCGGACGCAGGACGCCGAAAATCTGACGGCCGCCGTCCGGGTCGCCCTCGGCCGGTCGATCGTCCAGAACATCAATGGCTTGGCGAACGAATTGCCGGTGATTGCGCTCGATCCCGCGCTGGAACAGATATTGCTAAACACCATTCAGGGTGCCCAGGACGGGGGTGCCGGATTCGAACCGGGGTTGGCCGAACAGCTGCACCGGGCACTGGCGGAAAAGGCTCAGCAACAGGAAATGAACGGTCAGCCGGCCGTGCTGCTGGTAGCCCCGCCCATCCGCGGCTGGCTGGCGCGGCTGGTGCGGCACAGCATCCCGAATCTGCACGTCCTGTCCTACAACGAGGTGCCGGACAACAGGCAGATCAAGGTCGTGGCCACTGTCGGACAGGCACCGACCGGACTCGAACAGGGCAACTGA
- the fliR gene encoding flagellar biosynthetic protein FliR, with protein sequence MLFTTSQIAAWIGDFFWPFIRIGMMFAVVPVFGGRLVPMRVRIILALAVTMVLVPVIPPAPAVDPLSGAALLITFQQLAIGMVMGFLIQLVFSALVLGGHTVAMSMGLGFASMVDPQNGVQVPVVGQYYITVATLLFLALDGHLALIALLADSFHSIPVGTLGVTRDNLWEVAAWGGRMFAGGVLIAMPAVTALLLTNIAFGVVTRAAPQLNIFGVGFPITLTLGFVLIMFSLPSLLPQFSGLLEDAMGVILRIGRTHGG encoded by the coding sequence ATGCTGTTCACCACCAGTCAGATCGCCGCCTGGATAGGGGATTTCTTCTGGCCCTTCATCCGCATCGGCATGATGTTCGCGGTGGTGCCCGTGTTTGGCGGCCGCCTGGTGCCGATGCGGGTGCGGATCATTCTGGCCCTGGCCGTCACGATGGTCCTGGTGCCGGTGATTCCGCCGGCCCCGGCCGTGGATCCGCTGAGTGGGGCGGCCCTGCTGATCACCTTCCAGCAACTGGCCATCGGCATGGTCATGGGTTTTCTCATCCAGCTCGTGTTCAGCGCGCTGGTGCTGGGTGGTCATACGGTGGCCATGAGCATGGGCCTGGGCTTTGCCTCCATGGTCGATCCCCAGAACGGGGTACAGGTGCCGGTGGTGGGCCAGTACTACATCACGGTGGCGACGCTGCTGTTCCTGGCCCTCGACGGTCACCTGGCGCTGATTGCGCTGTTGGCGGACAGCTTCCACAGCATTCCGGTCGGTACGCTCGGTGTGACCCGTGACAATCTGTGGGAAGTGGCCGCCTGGGGCGGACGCATGTTCGCCGGCGGCGTGCTGATCGCCATGCCGGCCGTCACCGCGCTGTTGCTGACCAACATCGCCTTTGGCGTGGTCACGCGGGCCGCGCCCCAGCTCAATATCTTCGGCGTGGGCTTCCCTATCACGCTCACGCTGGGTTTTGTGCTCATCATGTTCTCCCTGCCGAGCCTGTTGCCGCAGTTCAGCGGCCTGCTCGAGGATGCCATGGGCGTGATTCTCCGCATCGGCCGGACGCACGGAGGCTGA
- a CDS encoding protein phosphatase CheZ yields MSETAKVAEQASLDTARQLVAELEAGNEEAANELLDQLSRQREQGLFQELGKLTRELHNALSSFQLDSRIATLTESDIPDAKERLNYVITMTEQAAHKTLTAVETSLPVAEELQRDARELHDKWQRFRRRDMIAEEFRELVPELDRFLASTVDHASLLSGQLSDVLMAQDFQDLTGQIIRRVISLVQEVEENLVDLIRISGQQIKGGQVVDKPVKAVEEKSSSKGFGPQVPGVKEGEGEVMNGQDDVDELLSSLGF; encoded by the coding sequence ATGAGCGAAACAGCAAAGGTAGCGGAGCAGGCATCACTGGACACGGCACGGCAGCTGGTCGCCGAGCTGGAGGCCGGCAACGAGGAGGCCGCCAACGAACTTCTCGACCAGCTTTCCCGGCAGCGCGAACAGGGCCTGTTCCAGGAACTCGGCAAGCTCACCCGCGAGCTGCACAACGCGCTCAGCAGCTTCCAGCTCGACTCGCGCATTGCCACGCTGACCGAATCGGACATCCCGGATGCCAAGGAGCGGCTGAACTACGTCATTACCATGACGGAGCAGGCCGCCCACAAGACCCTGACCGCGGTCGAGACCAGCCTTCCGGTAGCCGAGGAACTGCAACGCGACGCCCGCGAGCTGCACGACAAGTGGCAGCGCTTTCGGCGACGCGACATGATCGCCGAGGAGTTTCGCGAGCTGGTGCCGGAGCTGGACCGCTTTCTGGCCAGTACCGTGGATCACGCCAGCCTGCTCAGCGGCCAGCTCTCCGACGTACTGATGGCGCAGGACTTCCAGGATCTCACCGGGCAGATCATCCGCCGGGTCATCAGCCTGGTGCAGGAGGTCGAGGAGAACCTGGTCGACCTGATCCGCATCTCCGGCCAGCAGATCAAGGGTGGCCAGGTCGTGGACAAGCCGGTCAAGGCGGTGGAAGAGAAATCGTCCTCGAAGGGATTCGGGCCCCAGGTGCCGGGCGTGAAGGAAGGCGAGGGGGAAGTCATGAACGGTCAGGACGACGTCGACGAGCTGCTTTCCAGTCTGGGCTTCTGA
- the fliO gene encoding flagellar biosynthetic protein FliO translates to MKPGLAVLIGVCLAPGLAAAEGETPALPAVAEPMAAGQIVQLLLGLAAVMLLIFGMAWLLRRVTGQGALANGALRIVGGLSMGARERIVLVQVGDTQLLVGVAPGRVQTLHVLPEPLPVETAEQGGAGFQRVLGQVLGGRGAKRS, encoded by the coding sequence GTGAAACCGGGACTTGCAGTGCTGATCGGCGTCTGTCTCGCGCCGGGTCTGGCCGCCGCCGAAGGGGAAACCCCGGCGTTGCCGGCGGTCGCAGAGCCCATGGCCGCCGGGCAGATCGTCCAGCTCCTGCTGGGGCTGGCCGCGGTCATGCTGCTGATCTTCGGTATGGCCTGGTTGCTGCGCCGGGTCACGGGGCAGGGCGCTCTCGCCAACGGTGCGTTGCGCATCGTGGGCGGCCTGTCCATGGGTGCGCGCGAGCGCATCGTGCTGGTCCAGGTCGGCGACACCCAGCTGCTGGTGGGGGTGGCACCGGGCCGGGTACAGACACTGCACGTGCTCCCCGAGCCCTTGCCGGTCGAAACGGCGGAGCAGGGTGGTGCCGGCTTTCAGCGGGTGCTGGGGCAGGTGCTGGGCGGACGCGGAGCGAAGCGTTCATGA
- a CDS encoding Hpt domain-containing protein: protein MSLDPNDDILQDFLVEAGELLESLNEQLVELEQSPEDKDLLNAVFRSFHTIKGGASFLNLTHLVEICHRAEDVFNVLRNGERVADGDLMDTVLQVLDVVNAMFGEIHGGEEPSPADPGLLKALEGYAVPDTGEAPAPAVEASAGEAPADDVEAEFEAMLDAAQ, encoded by the coding sequence ATGAGTCTGGATCCCAATGACGACATTCTTCAGGACTTCCTGGTCGAGGCCGGGGAGCTGCTGGAATCGCTGAACGAACAGCTGGTGGAGCTGGAGCAGAGTCCCGAGGACAAGGACCTGCTCAATGCGGTGTTCCGCAGTTTTCACACCATCAAGGGTGGCGCCAGCTTCCTGAACCTGACTCATCTGGTGGAGATCTGCCACCGCGCCGAGGATGTGTTCAACGTGTTGCGCAACGGCGAACGCGTGGCGGACGGTGACCTCATGGACACCGTCCTGCAGGTGCTGGACGTGGTCAACGCCATGTTTGGAGAGATCCACGGTGGCGAGGAGCCCAGTCCGGCCGACCCCGGGCTGCTCAAGGCGCTCGAGGGCTATGCGGTGCCCGACACGGGCGAGGCACCGGCGCCGGCCGTGGAAGCGTCCGCGGGCGAGGCCCCTGCGGACGATGTGGAGGCCGAGTTCGAGGCCATGCTCGATGCCGCACAGG
- the flhB gene encoding flagellar biosynthesis protein FlhB produces MAENKDGQERTEQATPKRQQEARRKGQIPRSRELNTLAMLMAAAGTLVLSGGHMAAQFSALLHNGLSFDRRAIFSPRGLIDAMEMALGAGLALVAPFFVISVIVALVSSVALGGWGFSVEALTPKLDKLNPLKGFKRMFSVRGLVELLKALAKFLLVAGVGIGLFMHYSSELIGLGYESVEAALAHAGEILAWCFLLLSATLILVAAADVPFQLWDHKRNLKMTRQEVKDELKDTEGKPEVKSRIKQMQREIAQRRMMEAVPDADVVITNPTHYAVALKYDDARMGAPVVVAKGKDLIAREIRERAIAAEVPIVSAPPLARAIFFSTELDQEIPAALYLAVAQVLAYVFQLRTAARHGGEVPPPPADIEVPEGFDAPPR; encoded by the coding sequence ATGGCGGAGAACAAGGACGGGCAGGAACGCACAGAACAGGCGACGCCCAAGCGCCAGCAGGAGGCGCGGCGCAAGGGCCAGATTCCCCGTTCGCGGGAACTGAACACCCTGGCCATGCTGATGGCAGCCGCCGGTACCCTGGTGTTGAGCGGCGGCCACATGGCGGCGCAGTTTTCGGCGTTGCTGCACAACGGCCTCAGCTTCGACCGCCGTGCGATCTTCAGTCCCAGGGGGTTGATCGATGCCATGGAAATGGCGCTGGGGGCCGGCCTGGCCCTCGTCGCGCCCTTCTTCGTCATCAGCGTCATCGTGGCGCTGGTGTCCTCGGTGGCGCTCGGGGGCTGGGGATTCAGTGTCGAAGCCCTGACTCCGAAACTCGACAAGCTCAACCCGCTCAAGGGTTTCAAGCGGATGTTTTCGGTGCGCGGCCTGGTGGAACTGCTCAAGGCACTGGCCAAGTTCCTGCTGGTCGCCGGCGTCGGCATCGGACTGTTCATGCATTACTCGTCCGAGCTTATCGGGCTCGGCTACGAGTCGGTCGAGGCGGCGCTCGCGCACGCGGGCGAGATCCTGGCCTGGTGCTTCCTGCTGCTGAGCGCGACCCTGATTCTGGTCGCGGCCGCGGACGTGCCCTTCCAGCTATGGGATCACAAGCGGAATCTCAAGATGACCCGGCAGGAGGTCAAGGACGAACTCAAGGACACCGAGGGCAAGCCGGAAGTCAAGAGCCGCATCAAGCAGATGCAGCGCGAGATTGCCCAGCGGCGGATGATGGAGGCGGTGCCCGACGCCGATGTCGTCATCACCAACCCCACCCACTATGCCGTGGCCCTCAAGTACGACGATGCGCGCATGGGCGCGCCGGTGGTGGTGGCCAAGGGCAAGGACCTGATCGCGCGCGAGATCCGCGAACGGGCGATCGCCGCCGAGGTGCCCATCGTGTCCGCGCCGCCGCTGGCGCGCGCCATCTTCTTCAGTACCGAGCTCGACCAGGAGATTCCCGCCGCCCTGTACCTGGCCGTGGCCCAGGTGCTGGCCTACGTGTTCCAGTTGCGCACCGCTGCGCGTCACGGCGGCGAGGTGCCGCCACCGCCGGCCGACATCGAGGTGCCGGAGGGTTTCGACGCGCCACCCCGCTGA